Proteins encoded by one window of Enterobacter pseudoroggenkampii:
- a CDS encoding ABC-F family ATP-binding cassette domain-containing protein: MSTLLTAQSLRVDTAFGTLFDSLSFTLKKGDRIGLLGDNGCGKSTLLKVLDGTDSPAAGTVALAGHCLMARVEQHLPDAIFPLTMLDAVLAQLPSTERESLRWKAETLLASMGFTPQDMMLQSATLSGGQHTRLLLARALIHEPDLLLLDEPSNHLDLPTMLWLEHFLQNWSGSFVLVSHDRQLLDAVTNGSWILRDKTLHYFALPCTAARKALEAKDESDAQRHKAEQKEIDRVTASAKRLATWGKVYDNEDLARKAKQMEKQVERLKESQTALTAGSQWTLTLRGDALRADRLLEMENLSVPPAPGLPPLFNIDMARLKSGDRVAIVGRNGCGKSSLMRLIWQQFADESADSGLKIHPRVSPGYYDQTLHQLPDDATLLDALEPFAPDPQNRKMALISAGFPWARHGQTVSTLSGGERSRLLFVGLTLARYSLLMLDEPTNHLDMEGKEALAQTLQQFEGGVLLVSHDRQLISQSCNRFWLIEGGKLSEWHDAEAVFERLRESAGLMTSAAPAVAATIQSSPYDDLLERLIALETLLEDDLARKPKHQKPQLQAQWRKEIEEIEAQL; the protein is encoded by the coding sequence ATGAGCACTTTACTCACTGCACAATCTTTACGCGTTGATACGGCGTTTGGCACGCTCTTCGACTCACTCTCCTTTACGCTGAAAAAAGGCGACCGCATTGGCCTGCTGGGCGACAACGGCTGCGGCAAAAGTACGCTGCTGAAGGTGCTGGACGGCACGGACTCCCCTGCCGCCGGAACGGTAGCACTGGCCGGACACTGCCTGATGGCGCGCGTGGAGCAACATCTCCCGGACGCTATTTTTCCGCTGACCATGCTGGATGCCGTCCTGGCCCAGTTGCCCTCAACTGAACGGGAGAGTCTGCGCTGGAAAGCCGAAACGCTGCTGGCGAGCATGGGCTTCACGCCGCAGGATATGATGCTGCAATCCGCCACGCTGAGCGGCGGACAGCACACCCGCCTGCTGCTGGCGCGGGCGCTGATTCACGAGCCGGATCTGCTCCTGCTGGATGAACCCAGCAACCACCTGGACCTGCCGACCATGCTCTGGTTGGAACACTTCCTACAGAACTGGTCGGGCAGCTTTGTGCTGGTCTCGCATGACAGACAGCTGCTGGATGCCGTCACCAACGGCAGTTGGATCCTGCGCGATAAAACGCTGCACTACTTCGCCCTTCCCTGCACGGCCGCCCGCAAGGCGCTTGAAGCAAAGGATGAAAGCGATGCCCAGCGCCACAAGGCCGAGCAAAAGGAGATCGATCGCGTGACCGCCAGCGCGAAGCGGCTGGCGACCTGGGGCAAGGTTTACGACAACGAAGACCTGGCCCGCAAAGCCAAACAGATGGAAAAACAGGTCGAACGGCTGAAGGAGAGCCAGACGGCGCTCACGGCAGGCAGCCAGTGGACGTTAACCCTGCGCGGCGACGCGCTGCGGGCTGACCGTCTGCTGGAGATGGAAAACCTCAGCGTCCCGCCTGCGCCCGGGCTACCGCCGCTGTTTAACATCGACATGGCGCGGCTGAAAAGCGGCGATCGCGTAGCGATTGTCGGGCGTAACGGCTGCGGCAAATCGTCGCTGATGAGGCTTATCTGGCAACAATTTGCTGATGAGTCCGCAGACAGCGGGTTGAAAATCCATCCGCGCGTGTCGCCAGGCTATTACGACCAGACGCTTCATCAGCTGCCGGATGACGCCACGCTGCTCGACGCGCTGGAACCTTTCGCGCCGGATCCGCAGAACCGCAAAATGGCACTGATAAGCGCGGGTTTCCCGTGGGCGCGCCACGGACAAACGGTCAGCACGCTCAGCGGTGGTGAACGCTCGCGCCTGCTGTTCGTAGGCCTGACGCTCGCCCGCTATAGCCTGCTGATGCTGGATGAGCCGACCAACCACCTCGACATGGAAGGCAAAGAGGCGCTGGCGCAAACCCTTCAGCAGTTTGAAGGCGGCGTGCTGCTGGTCAGCCACGATCGTCAGCTAATTAGCCAAAGCTGCAACCGTTTCTGGCTGATTGAAGGGGGAAAGCTGAGCGAGTGGCACGATGCAGAAGCGGTGTTTGAGCGTCTGCGTGAAAGCGCGGGGCTTATGACATCCGCTGCGCCCGCTGTCGCCGCGACGATTCAATCCTCGCCGTATGACGATCTGCTGGAGCGGTTGATCGCGCTGGAAACGCTGCTGGAAGACGATCTGGCGCGTAAGCCGAAGCATCAAAAGCCGCAGTTACAGGCGCAATGGCGTAAAGAGATAGAGGAGATAGAAGCACAGCTGTAA
- the adhP gene encoding alcohol dehydrogenase AdhP, producing the protein MKAAVVTQDHQVNVTEKTLRPLKHGEALLKMECCGVCHTDLHVKNGDFGDKTGVILGHEGIGIVKEVGPGVKSLKVGDRASVAWFFEGCGHCEYCNTGNETLCRDVKNAGYSVDGGMAEECIVTADYAVKVPDGLDSAAASSITCAGVTTYKAVKVSGIKPGQWIAIYGLGGLGNLALQYAKNVFNAKVIALDVNDEQLKLAASMGADLTINSRSEDAAKIVQEKTGGAHAAVVTAVAKAAFNSAVDAVRAGGRVVAVGLPPEAMSLDIPRLVLDGIQVVGSLVGTRQDLQEAFQFAAEGKVVPKVTMRPIEDINAIFKEMEQGQIRGRMVIDLRS; encoded by the coding sequence ATGAAGGCTGCTGTTGTCACTCAGGATCACCAGGTCAACGTTACCGAAAAAACCTTACGCCCGCTAAAGCACGGGGAAGCCCTGCTGAAGATGGAGTGCTGTGGCGTATGCCATACCGACCTCCACGTGAAGAACGGTGATTTCGGCGATAAAACCGGGGTTATCCTGGGCCATGAAGGGATTGGTATCGTAAAAGAAGTCGGCCCTGGCGTGAAGTCGCTGAAAGTCGGCGACCGCGCAAGCGTGGCCTGGTTCTTTGAAGGCTGTGGCCACTGCGAATACTGTAATACCGGCAACGAAACCCTGTGCCGTGACGTGAAAAACGCCGGTTACTCCGTTGACGGCGGGATGGCGGAAGAGTGCATCGTCACCGCAGATTACGCGGTAAAAGTACCGGACGGTCTGGATTCGGCGGCGGCCAGCAGCATCACCTGCGCTGGCGTCACCACCTATAAAGCAGTGAAGGTGTCGGGTATTAAACCGGGCCAGTGGATTGCGATTTACGGTCTGGGCGGGCTGGGCAACCTCGCGCTGCAGTACGCCAAAAACGTCTTTAACGCCAAAGTCATCGCCCTTGACGTTAACGACGAACAGCTGAAGCTGGCGGCCAGCATGGGTGCGGATCTCACCATCAACTCCCGCAGCGAAGATGCCGCTAAAATTGTGCAGGAGAAAACCGGCGGCGCGCATGCCGCAGTTGTCACTGCCGTCGCAAAAGCCGCCTTCAACTCAGCCGTTGATGCCGTGCGTGCCGGTGGCCGCGTGGTCGCCGTTGGCCTGCCGCCGGAAGCGATGAGCCTCGACATTCCGCGCCTGGTGCTGGACGGCATTCAGGTAGTGGGTTCGCTGGTTGGCACCCGTCAGGATCTGCAGGAAGCCTTCCAGTTCGCCGCTGAAGGCAAGGTCGTGCCGAAAGTCACGATGCGCCCGATCGAGGACATCAACGCCATCTTTAAAGAGATGGAACAGGGCCAGATCCGCGGCCGTATGGTGATTGACCTGCGTTCATAA
- a CDS encoding TIGR04028 family ABC transporter substrate-binding protein, translated as MQTPFRLQLLTALILTTTAAWSADAPVKGGTLIYLEQQAHTNLYPPAGGFYPNGGILNQITDKLTWQNPKTLQVEPWVAESWTTNADKTEYTFKIRPGITFSDGTPLDANAVAKNFDTYGLGNKAQRLPVSEVINNYDRSEVIDPLTVKFYFKKPSPGFLQGTATIGSGLVSLSTLKRNFEELGDARHIIGSGPFVVKDEKLGREVTLEARKDYQWGPKNLAQQGPANLDGIKFIVTQEDSVRVGALLAGQADFIRQVQAYDEKQATDQGYKIYAAPTRGVNDSISFRPDNPLVSDIRVRQALLHATNAKQVVETLFSANYPQAKSVIADSAAGFVDLSDKLTFDPAKANQLLDEAGWKAGGDGIRAKDGQRLALTVYESLPQPQNKEVLQLVAQQWRQVGVALSVKAGDAGSRTLDNLDPLKTPLTVSEVGRADPDVVKSMFYPANRDALLQKGGSSDKVKSFRDDKLNELLVNISAEVDPKKRLQLTGDAQRYLLDNAYVIPIFEEPQVFAGAPWLKGVNFEAVGRPSFYGAWIEKH; from the coding sequence ATGCAAACCCCATTTCGTCTGCAGCTGCTGACGGCGCTCATTCTGACGACAACCGCAGCCTGGTCCGCGGATGCGCCCGTCAAAGGCGGCACGCTGATTTATCTGGAGCAGCAGGCGCACACCAACCTCTATCCGCCTGCCGGTGGCTTTTACCCGAACGGCGGCATCCTGAACCAAATCACCGACAAACTGACGTGGCAGAACCCAAAGACGCTGCAGGTGGAACCCTGGGTGGCCGAAAGCTGGACCACCAACGCCGATAAAACCGAATACACCTTTAAAATTCGCCCCGGCATCACCTTCTCCGACGGCACGCCGCTGGACGCCAACGCCGTAGCGAAAAACTTTGATACCTACGGCTTAGGTAACAAGGCGCAGCGACTGCCGGTGTCAGAAGTGATCAATAACTACGATCGTAGCGAAGTCATCGACCCGCTGACCGTGAAGTTCTACTTCAAAAAACCGTCGCCTGGGTTCCTGCAGGGCACCGCCACAATCGGGTCGGGCCTGGTCTCGCTCAGCACGCTGAAGCGCAACTTTGAAGAGCTGGGTGATGCCCGGCATATCATTGGCTCCGGCCCGTTTGTAGTGAAGGACGAGAAGCTGGGTCGCGAAGTGACGCTGGAAGCGCGTAAGGACTACCAGTGGGGACCGAAAAACCTGGCGCAGCAGGGGCCAGCCAATCTTGACGGCATCAAGTTTATCGTGACCCAGGAGGACAGCGTGCGCGTCGGCGCCCTCCTGGCCGGTCAGGCAGATTTTATTCGTCAGGTGCAGGCGTATGACGAAAAGCAGGCGACAGATCAGGGCTATAAAATCTACGCCGCCCCGACGCGCGGGGTGAATGACAGCATCAGCTTCCGCCCGGATAACCCGCTGGTCTCTGATATTCGCGTACGCCAGGCGCTGCTGCATGCCACCAATGCAAAACAGGTGGTCGAGACCCTCTTCTCGGCCAACTATCCGCAGGCGAAGTCGGTGATTGCCGATTCCGCCGCAGGCTTTGTCGATCTCAGCGATAAATTGACCTTTGACCCGGCAAAAGCCAACCAGCTGCTGGACGAGGCGGGCTGGAAAGCGGGTGGCGACGGGATCCGCGCCAAAGACGGCCAACGTCTGGCATTGACGGTGTATGAATCCCTGCCGCAGCCGCAAAATAAAGAGGTGCTGCAGCTGGTTGCCCAGCAGTGGCGACAGGTGGGCGTGGCGCTGAGCGTTAAAGCCGGTGACGCAGGCAGCCGCACGCTGGATAACCTTGATCCGCTGAAAACCCCGTTAACCGTCTCCGAAGTAGGCCGCGCCGATCCGGACGTGGTGAAAAGCATGTTCTACCCCGCTAACCGCGACGCGCTGCTGCAAAAAGGCGGCTCCAGCGACAAGGTCAAAAGCTTCCGTGACGACAAGCTGAATGAACTGCTGGTGAACATTTCTGCTGAAGTCGATCCGAAAAAACGCCTGCAGCTGACCGGCGATGCCCAGCGCTACCTGCTGGATAACGCCTACGTCATTCCAATTTTCGAAGAGCCGCAGGTCTTTGCTGGTGCGCCGTGGCTGAAAGGCGTCAATTTTGAAGCGGTCGGCCGCCCGTCGTTCTACGGCGCGTGGATTGAGAAACACTGA
- a CDS encoding ABC transporter permease: MRHALLQRFGHGLLVLWAAFTLSFVLLQVLPGDAVLIKFQNPDLGLSPAQIEEMRVAYGADSPLWQQYGHTLLAMLRGDFGYSLQAGVPVSELIASNLPDTLSLALPAFVLAVLLAFALAFASRLPGLRWLSNTLQSLPVLFISLPTFWLGIALIQLFSFQLRLIPVINPTPLQGLILPIVTVAIPISAPLAQILMRSLDQVATQPFVAVARAKGLSETAVLWRHVTGNALLPVLNIAGLLLGELIAGALITETVFGRSGLGQLTQQAVNNQDIAVLQAVVMISALGFVLINLLVDLLMPLLDPRLQTVTGGAS, from the coding sequence ATGCGCCACGCACTTCTTCAACGCTTTGGGCACGGGCTGCTGGTACTGTGGGCCGCCTTTACCCTTTCGTTCGTGTTGCTCCAGGTGCTGCCGGGCGACGCGGTGCTGATTAAATTTCAGAACCCGGACCTGGGCTTGAGCCCGGCGCAAATCGAGGAGATGCGCGTGGCCTATGGCGCGGACAGCCCGCTGTGGCAGCAATACGGCCATACGCTGCTGGCGATGCTGCGCGGGGATTTCGGCTATTCGTTACAGGCCGGGGTGCCGGTCAGCGAGCTGATTGCCAGCAATCTGCCGGATACCCTGAGCCTCGCCCTGCCCGCGTTTGTACTCGCAGTCCTGCTGGCATTTGCGCTGGCCTTTGCGTCGCGCCTGCCGGGTCTGCGCTGGCTGAGTAATACCCTGCAGTCGCTGCCGGTCCTGTTTATCTCTTTACCGACGTTCTGGCTGGGGATTGCCCTCATCCAGCTCTTTTCTTTCCAGCTGCGGCTGATTCCGGTGATTAACCCGACGCCGCTGCAGGGGCTGATCCTGCCGATTGTGACCGTCGCGATCCCGATTTCCGCCCCGCTGGCACAAATTCTGATGCGCAGCCTGGACCAGGTGGCGACGCAGCCGTTTGTCGCCGTGGCCCGGGCAAAAGGGCTGAGTGAAACCGCCGTCCTGTGGCGTCACGTTACCGGCAACGCCCTGCTGCCGGTCCTGAATATTGCCGGATTGCTGCTGGGCGAGCTGATTGCCGGGGCGCTGATCACGGAAACCGTTTTTGGCCGCAGCGGGCTCGGACAGCTGACCCAGCAGGCGGTAAATAACCAGGATATCGCCGTGCTTCAGGCGGTCGTGATGATTTCCGCCCTCGGTTTTGTCCTGATCAATCTGCTGGTGGATCTGCTGATGCCGCTGCTGGATCCCCGCCTGCAAACCGTTACCGGAGGTGCATCATGA